In a genomic window of Bradyrhizobium ontarionense:
- the dhaK gene encoding dihydroxyacetone kinase subunit DhaK, which produces MKKLINAVSDVLTESLQGFAAVHGDIVTLGEENKFVRRKSLKQGKVALISGGGSGHEPLHAGFVGQGMLDAACPGQVFTSPTPDQMLAAAQAVDTGAGSLFIIKNYEGDVMNFAMAAEMMETKVATVITDDDVAVETSTYSTGRRGVAGTLVVEKMLGAAAEQGRDLAALKALGDDVNKRTRSMGVALTSCTVPAAGKPTFALGEDEMEMGVGIHGEPGRHRVKLASADAIAEEMMGAILADLAAKPGTPCLLLVNGFGATPAMELYLMANAARRILEGRGLAIARGLVGSYVTSLDMAGCSLTVTALDDATLSLWDAPVHTAALRWGC; this is translated from the coding sequence ATGAAGAAGCTGATCAATGCCGTTTCCGACGTGCTGACCGAGAGCCTGCAGGGCTTTGCCGCCGTGCATGGCGATATCGTCACGCTCGGCGAGGAGAACAAGTTCGTCCGCCGCAAGAGTCTCAAGCAAGGCAAGGTCGCGCTGATCTCCGGCGGCGGCTCCGGCCATGAGCCGCTGCATGCGGGCTTCGTCGGCCAGGGCATGCTCGACGCGGCCTGTCCGGGCCAGGTGTTCACCTCGCCGACCCCCGACCAGATGCTGGCTGCGGCGCAGGCGGTGGACACCGGCGCCGGTTCGCTGTTCATCATCAAGAACTACGAAGGCGACGTGATGAACTTCGCGATGGCCGCGGAGATGATGGAGACGAAGGTCGCGACCGTCATCACCGACGACGATGTCGCGGTCGAGACCTCGACCTATTCGACCGGCCGTCGCGGCGTCGCCGGCACGCTCGTGGTGGAGAAGATGCTGGGCGCCGCGGCCGAGCAGGGCCGTGATCTCGCCGCGCTCAAGGCGCTCGGCGACGACGTCAACAAGCGCACCCGGTCGATGGGCGTGGCGTTGACCTCCTGCACCGTCCCGGCGGCGGGCAAGCCGACCTTCGCGCTCGGCGAGGACGAGATGGAGATGGGCGTCGGCATCCATGGCGAGCCCGGCCGGCACCGGGTCAAGCTGGCCTCGGCGGACGCGATCGCCGAGGAGATGATGGGCGCAATCCTGGCCGATCTCGCAGCCAAGCCCGGCACGCCATGCCTGCTGCTGGTCAACGGCTTCGGCGCCACGCCGGCGATGGAGCTCTATTTGATGGCCAATGCGGCGCGGCGCATCCTGGAGGGGCGCGGGCTTGCCATCGCGCGCGGGCTGGTCGGCTCCTACGTCACCTCGCTCGACATGGCCGGCTGCTCGCTCACGGTCACCGCGCTCGACGACGCCACACTGTCGCTGTGGGACGCGCCGGTGCACACGGCGGCGCTGCGCTGGGGCTGCTGA
- a CDS encoding GntR family transcriptional regulator gives MGAGPGGLPVPLYEHVKRQIAEAILIGDMPPGTVLPGEVALANQYGVAVGTIRRALADLTAGGMLMRRRKTGTVVTGRASQNGLQFFFQYFRLLGADGSLLHSDAEVLSVATRSADRAEAALFAVADGEPLLHLHRIRRVAGAPVLHSRISLVASRVPGFPRETKKVPALIYRHLLEAHGIRIAAVREKVTAEVATKEDRKLLGLPAPGAVLVIDEEAYDQTGALAILSQHRATTAHHYYSNEIR, from the coding sequence ATGGGTGCCGGTCCGGGCGGCCTGCCCGTGCCGCTCTACGAGCATGTCAAACGGCAGATCGCGGAGGCGATCCTGATCGGTGACATGCCGCCGGGCACGGTGCTGCCCGGCGAGGTCGCGCTCGCCAATCAATACGGCGTCGCCGTCGGCACCATCCGCCGCGCGCTGGCCGACCTCACCGCCGGCGGCATGCTGATGCGCCGGCGCAAGACCGGCACGGTCGTCACGGGACGTGCCTCGCAGAACGGCCTGCAGTTCTTCTTCCAGTATTTCCGCCTGCTCGGCGCGGACGGCAGCCTCCTGCACTCGGACGCCGAGGTGCTGTCGGTGGCGACGCGATCCGCCGACAGGGCCGAGGCCGCGCTGTTCGCCGTGGCCGATGGCGAGCCGCTGCTGCATCTTCATCGGATCCGCCGCGTGGCCGGCGCACCGGTGCTGCATTCGCGCATTTCGCTGGTCGCGAGCCGCGTGCCCGGATTTCCGCGCGAGACGAAGAAGGTCCCGGCCCTGATCTATCGGCACCTGCTCGAAGCCCACGGCATCCGGATCGCGGCCGTCCGCGAGAAGGTCACGGCCGAAGTCGCCACCAAGGAGGATCGCAAGCTGCTCGGCCTGCCCGCCCCCGGCGCCGTGCTCGTGATCGATGAGGAAGCCTACGACCAGACCGGCGCGCTCGCGATCCTCAGCCAGCACCGCGCGACGACCGCGCATCACTACTACTCGAACGAGATCCGCTGA
- a CDS encoding M20 family metallopeptidase, whose translation MESLDISAGRGGASLAHAFTAIERLSETAVDDLQKMVAVDTSFPPGAGYDAFAYLMEQFAAPLALDCERVVVPEELWRAPGAWGQRTNLIARRRSGRPVLGLYFHVDTVPAAPGWTTDPLQLTRDGDCLIGLGAADMKGSIAAALLALRAAQATGVPLAYDPMLLLCTDEEAGLYPGVRYLAEQGRLEGHVLNFNGSAMPRIWAGCFGLFTLTLSVHGKAAHAGEQRSAGANAIEAALPILNALSALKPVIAQRTSALPPPPQAAGPLAASLDISAIYGGQCGGQIPSDVEILLCRRYAPEEDFAAARREIESAIAQAAGALDVDIILTGHLAPTADPGGPHWSRWQTALSAGFGYAPEEFARWGASGCSDFGWVQQATGLQEVLLTGLGKPDSRIHAPDESTTLADIVALAKSVLAYLSAEFRPELSPEAMTLKKDLA comes from the coding sequence ATGGAATCTCTGGACATCTCGGCAGGTCGGGGCGGGGCCAGCTTGGCCCACGCCTTCACTGCGATAGAGCGGCTGTCCGAGACCGCCGTCGACGACCTGCAGAAGATGGTGGCGGTTGACACCAGCTTTCCGCCGGGCGCCGGCTACGATGCCTTTGCCTATCTGATGGAGCAGTTCGCCGCGCCACTGGCGCTGGACTGTGAGCGCGTGGTCGTCCCCGAGGAGCTGTGGCGCGCGCCGGGCGCGTGGGGACAGCGCACCAACCTGATTGCGCGGCGTCGCTCAGGCAGGCCCGTGCTCGGGCTGTATTTCCACGTCGATACGGTGCCGGCTGCGCCCGGCTGGACGACCGATCCGCTGCAGTTGACGCGCGACGGTGATTGTTTGATCGGGCTTGGTGCGGCCGACATGAAGGGCTCGATTGCGGCGGCGCTGCTGGCGCTGCGCGCCGCGCAGGCGACCGGCGTGCCTCTCGCTTACGATCCGATGCTGCTGTTGTGCACGGACGAGGAGGCGGGGCTCTATCCCGGCGTGCGCTATCTCGCCGAGCAAGGCCGGCTCGAAGGGCATGTCCTCAATTTCAACGGCAGCGCCATGCCGCGCATCTGGGCCGGCTGCTTCGGCCTGTTCACGCTGACTTTGAGCGTTCACGGCAAGGCGGCCCATGCCGGCGAGCAGCGCAGTGCCGGCGCCAATGCGATCGAGGCGGCGCTGCCGATCCTCAATGCGCTTTCCGCCCTGAAGCCGGTCATCGCGCAACGGACATCGGCGCTGCCGCCACCGCCGCAGGCGGCCGGGCCGCTCGCCGCGAGTCTCGATATCTCCGCCATTTATGGTGGCCAATGCGGCGGACAGATTCCGTCTGATGTCGAGATCCTGCTGTGCCGCCGCTACGCGCCGGAGGAGGATTTTGCCGCCGCGCGCCGCGAGATCGAATCAGCGATCGCGCAGGCGGCTGGCGCTCTCGACGTCGACATCATCCTCACCGGCCATCTGGCGCCGACTGCCGATCCCGGCGGGCCGCATTGGTCGCGCTGGCAGACGGCGCTGTCGGCCGGCTTCGGCTATGCGCCCGAGGAATTCGCGCGATGGGGCGCCTCCGGCTGTTCCGATTTCGGTTGGGTGCAGCAGGCCACGGGCCTGCAGGAGGTGCTGCTCACCGGCCTTGGCAAGCCCGACAGCCGCATCCATGCGCCCGATGAATCGACCACGCTCGCCGACATCGTCGCATTGGCGAAATCGGTGCTCGCGTATCTTTCAGCCGAGTTCCGTCCCGAACTCTCTCCCGAAGCAATGACGCTCAAGAAGGACCTCGCCTGA
- a CDS encoding ABC transporter substrate-binding protein has protein sequence MLSVTRRHFLAGSALALGAMPYVSRATEAPKRGGVLRISVDQGAAVIHPLLARVNPEYLVTELLYSNLTRLKPDMTVEPDLALSWEPSAAGLSEWIFKLRPNVSFHDGSPLTAEDIVATFKAILDPKTASPARTNVGPIKDVTAVDASTVKFTLSVAFADFPVALAYTNARIIPAKVIAADLGSLATKANGSGPFKLVSYEPDRKIVVERNPAYYDPARPYLDRVEILVYPDRTAEASALISGDIDLMLSTTPGEYERLGKASGVKALRTPSGQFLNVNMGCDQKPFNDVRVRQALALTIDREAMAGFVAGGYGTPGNDTPLSPAYRFYKDNVLKKPDIAKAKQLLAEAGYPSGIDLTLVASDKPETRTQLGVAIREMAAPAGFRINVQTMPHATYLDQVWKKGNFYVGFYNMQPTADAIFKLLYTSDAAWNETRWNNPRFDEIVNAARSETDDANRAALYARAQTMMNEEVPSVIPVFFDILAAQRAYVEGYSLHPRGSVFRLDLASLGTGAPKRA, from the coding sequence ATGCTGTCCGTCACCCGTCGCCATTTCCTTGCCGGCTCCGCGCTCGCGCTTGGCGCAATGCCTTATGTCTCTCGTGCCACCGAGGCTCCCAAGCGCGGCGGCGTGTTGCGGATCTCCGTCGACCAGGGCGCGGCCGTCATTCATCCGCTGCTCGCGCGCGTGAACCCCGAATACCTCGTGACCGAGCTGCTCTACTCCAACCTGACCCGGCTGAAGCCGGACATGACGGTCGAGCCGGACCTCGCGCTGTCGTGGGAGCCATCGGCCGCCGGCCTGAGCGAGTGGATCTTCAAGCTGCGGCCGAACGTCAGCTTCCATGACGGCTCGCCGCTGACGGCGGAAGACATCGTCGCGACGTTCAAGGCCATCCTCGATCCGAAGACGGCCTCTCCCGCGCGCACCAATGTCGGACCGATCAAGGACGTCACGGCTGTCGATGCCTCCACCGTGAAGTTCACGCTGTCGGTCGCCTTCGCCGACTTCCCGGTCGCGCTCGCCTATACCAATGCGCGCATCATCCCGGCGAAGGTCATCGCCGCCGATCTCGGCAGCCTTGCCACCAAGGCGAATGGCTCAGGGCCATTCAAGCTCGTGTCCTACGAGCCGGATCGCAAGATCGTGGTCGAGCGCAACCCGGCCTATTACGATCCGGCACGGCCCTATCTCGATCGCGTCGAGATCCTCGTCTATCCCGATCGGACCGCGGAGGCATCCGCCCTGATCTCGGGCGACATCGACCTGATGCTGTCGACCACGCCCGGCGAATATGAGCGGCTCGGCAAGGCCAGCGGCGTCAAGGCGCTGCGGACGCCGTCCGGCCAGTTCCTCAACGTCAACATGGGCTGCGATCAGAAGCCGTTCAACGACGTCCGCGTGCGCCAGGCGCTGGCGCTGACCATCGATCGCGAGGCCATGGCCGGCTTCGTTGCCGGCGGCTACGGCACGCCCGGCAACGATACCCCGCTCAGCCCGGCCTATCGCTTCTACAAGGACAACGTGCTGAAGAAGCCGGACATCGCCAAAGCCAAGCAGCTGCTCGCCGAGGCGGGATATCCGTCCGGGATCGACCTGACCTTGGTGGCCTCCGACAAGCCGGAGACGCGCACGCAGCTCGGCGTCGCGATCCGCGAGATGGCCGCGCCCGCGGGCTTCCGCATCAATGTGCAGACGATGCCGCACGCGACCTATCTCGACCAGGTCTGGAAGAAGGGCAATTTCTACGTCGGCTTCTACAACATGCAGCCGACGGCGGATGCGATCTTCAAGCTGCTCTACACCTCGGATGCCGCCTGGAACGAGACGCGCTGGAACAACCCGCGGTTCGACGAGATCGTCAATGCTGCCCGCAGCGAGACCGATGACGCCAACCGCGCTGCGCTCTATGCGCGGGCCCAGACCATGATGAACGAGGAGGTGCCGTCTGTGATCCCGGTGTTCTTCGACATCCTGGCGGCGCAGCGCGCCTATGTCGAAGGCTACAGCCTGCATCCGCGCGGGTCGGTGTTCCGGCTCGATCTCGCCTCGCTCGGCACCGGCGCGCCCAAGCGCGCCTGA
- a CDS encoding ABC transporter permease yields MSFAWLLRRLLLMVYTVVIVCVLVFAITQALPADAAQTLLGENASPEALAAVRARLGLNDPVWLQLAHWVARAATGNFGVSMRTGLAVAPEMLTALSRSLLLAAGALVVTLLIAVPLGIFAALRQGRPTDTATSVVAYLGVSLPEFVTATVLALLLTDILPWLPATGYVSPLEDSGLALRHLVLPVLTVSVILVAHVMRMMRSETLDVLQSDYVRAARLKGLPERTVLVRHVMRNALLPVITIVALDVGYLLGGIIVIEEIFAIPGIGRALMIAITTRDLPSIQAGAMIMAVTYAITNTLADVVYALLDRRIRYD; encoded by the coding sequence GTGTCGTTTGCCTGGCTGCTGCGGCGGCTGCTCCTGATGGTCTACACCGTCGTCATCGTCTGCGTGCTGGTGTTTGCCATCACGCAGGCGCTGCCGGCTGATGCCGCGCAGACCTTGCTCGGCGAGAATGCCTCGCCGGAGGCGCTGGCCGCCGTCCGCGCCAGGCTCGGGCTGAATGATCCGGTCTGGCTGCAACTCGCGCATTGGGTCGCGCGCGCGGCCACCGGCAATTTCGGCGTCTCCATGCGCACCGGCCTGGCGGTCGCGCCAGAGATGCTGACGGCGCTGTCGCGCTCGCTGCTGCTCGCAGCTGGCGCGCTCGTCGTGACGCTTCTGATCGCGGTCCCGCTCGGAATCTTCGCGGCACTGCGCCAGGGCCGGCCGACGGATACGGCGACCAGCGTGGTCGCGTATCTCGGGGTCTCCCTGCCGGAATTCGTCACCGCAACCGTGCTGGCGCTGTTGCTCACCGACATCCTGCCATGGCTGCCCGCCACCGGCTACGTATCGCCGCTGGAGGATTCCGGGCTGGCGCTGCGCCATCTGGTCCTGCCGGTCCTGACGGTCTCGGTCATCCTCGTCGCGCATGTCATGCGCATGATGCGCTCGGAGACGCTGGACGTGCTGCAATCCGACTATGTCCGTGCGGCGCGATTGAAGGGCCTGCCGGAGCGGACGGTGTTGGTCCGGCACGTGATGCGCAATGCGCTGCTGCCCGTCATCACCATCGTTGCGCTCGACGTCGGCTATCTGCTCGGCGGCATCATCGTCATCGAGGAGATCTTCGCCATTCCCGGCATCGGCCGTGCGTTGATGATCGCCATCACCACCCGCGATCTGCCGTCGATCCAGGCCGGCGCGATGATCATGGCGGTCACCTACGCGATCACCAACACGCTCGCCGACGTCGTCTACGCGCTGCTCGACCGACGGATCCGCTATGACTGA
- a CDS encoding ABC transporter permease: protein MTELLGRMVRKPQGAISVALLVALAVICIFGPWLAPYGPEKMDFLGRFRAPGWQNWLGADQFGRDVLSRLLSGARATVPMALAATLAGSAMGAVIGVASAYLGGKADEFIMRTNDAVMAIPGLLMALLLVSTLGNGASNAVVAIAIAFAPGMARVTRSVALGVRNQDYVKAAVARGEGASQIIFREMLPNVMGPIVIEATIRVSFAVMLFATLSFLGLGAQPPASEWGLMVADARQYMHRAPWILIAPSAAIALSAIAFNLVGDALRDALNPRDDR from the coding sequence ATGACTGAGCTGCTCGGCAGGATGGTCCGCAAGCCGCAGGGCGCGATCAGCGTGGCGCTGCTCGTTGCCCTTGCCGTCATCTGCATCTTCGGTCCTTGGCTCGCGCCGTATGGTCCGGAGAAGATGGATTTTCTCGGCCGCTTCCGCGCGCCGGGATGGCAGAACTGGCTCGGCGCCGACCAGTTCGGCCGCGACGTGCTGAGCCGCCTGCTGTCCGGCGCGCGCGCGACCGTCCCGATGGCGCTCGCCGCTACTTTGGCTGGGAGTGCCATGGGCGCCGTGATCGGCGTCGCATCGGCGTATCTCGGCGGCAAGGCCGACGAGTTCATCATGCGCACCAACGACGCGGTGATGGCCATCCCCGGTCTTCTCATGGCGCTGCTGCTGGTCAGCACGCTCGGCAACGGCGCGAGTAATGCGGTCGTCGCGATCGCCATTGCATTCGCACCAGGGATGGCGCGGGTGACGCGCTCGGTGGCGCTCGGGGTGCGCAACCAGGACTACGTCAAGGCTGCGGTCGCGCGCGGCGAGGGCGCGTCGCAGATCATCTTCCGCGAGATGCTTCCCAACGTGATGGGGCCGATCGTGATCGAAGCCACGATCCGGGTGTCGTTCGCGGTGATGCTGTTTGCGACGCTGAGCTTCCTTGGTCTCGGTGCACAGCCCCCGGCCTCGGAATGGGGGCTGATGGTGGCGGATGCGCGCCAATACATGCATCGCGCGCCGTGGATCCTGATCGCGCCGTCCGCCGCGATCGCGCTGTCGGCCATCGCCTTCAACCTCGTCGGTGACGCCCTGCGCGATGCACTCAACCCGCGGGATGACCGATGA
- the nikE gene encoding nickel ABC transporter ATP-binding protein NikE, whose translation MKPALAITNFGLDYVTLAGAVEVLRDVSLEIAPGEVLGLVGESGSGKSSLAWALMRHLPANAREVSGSLRLGDIDLQALSPRQLTGVRGRRIGMVFQDPSTALNPTLTIGRQITEALMRHLDLKARDAKDLAIELLGHVELRDPAAALRRYPHEISGGEKQRVIVATAFGCRPDVIVFDEPTTALDVITGARIIDLFARLRAETGVAALYISHDLAMMTRVADRVAVIRYGRVVEQAQASEIFRRPRHDYTKSLIAAVPRPERRLVHDTPGEAAVLEARGIEVHYGRAGLFRAAPPPATQAIDLDIRAGEILGLVGESGSGKSSVARALTGLARFSGAISFDGRTLRGAGDMNSGYRRDVQIVFQHPDSSLNPRHRVGEILSRPLKLYGGDVASVPRLLEQVRLPASYARRWPHQLSGGEKQRVAIARAFAARPRLVICDEITAPLDVSVQAQIIELLLALRAETGAAYLFITHDLNLIRQIAHRIVVMRHGQLVDSRPVDAFGADDVHPYTRELMAASPAPVG comes from the coding sequence ATGAAGCCGGCGCTGGCCATCACCAATTTCGGGCTGGACTACGTGACCTTGGCCGGCGCCGTCGAGGTGTTGCGCGACGTGTCGCTCGAGATCGCGCCGGGCGAGGTGCTTGGCCTCGTCGGTGAATCCGGTTCGGGCAAGAGCTCGCTGGCCTGGGCGCTGATGCGGCATCTGCCGGCCAACGCCCGCGAGGTGTCGGGATCGCTGAGGCTTGGCGATATCGACCTGCAGGCCCTGAGTCCAAGGCAGCTCACCGGGGTGCGCGGACGCCGCATCGGCATGGTGTTTCAGGATCCCTCGACCGCGCTGAATCCGACACTGACCATCGGCCGTCAGATCACCGAGGCGCTGATGCGCCATCTTGACCTGAAGGCGCGGGACGCGAAGGATCTCGCGATCGAGTTGCTCGGCCATGTCGAGCTGCGCGATCCGGCCGCCGCGCTGCGACGCTATCCGCATGAAATCTCGGGTGGCGAGAAGCAGCGCGTGATCGTCGCCACCGCCTTCGGCTGCCGCCCTGACGTCATCGTGTTCGACGAGCCGACGACGGCGCTCGACGTCATCACCGGCGCCCGCATCATCGACCTGTTCGCACGCCTGCGCGCGGAGACCGGCGTGGCCGCACTCTACATCTCGCATGACCTCGCGATGATGACGCGCGTCGCCGATCGCGTCGCGGTGATTCGGTATGGCCGCGTCGTCGAGCAGGCCCAGGCCTCGGAGATCTTCCGCAGGCCGCGGCACGACTACACGAAGTCGCTCATCGCCGCGGTGCCGCGTCCGGAGCGGCGGCTCGTGCACGACACGCCGGGCGAGGCCGCGGTGCTGGAAGCCCGCGGCATCGAGGTCCATTATGGCCGGGCCGGTCTGTTCCGCGCGGCGCCGCCGCCCGCGACGCAGGCGATCGACCTCGACATTCGTGCCGGCGAGATCTTGGGCCTTGTCGGCGAATCCGGTTCGGGCAAATCGTCCGTGGCGCGGGCCTTGACCGGGCTCGCCCGCTTTTCCGGCGCCATCAGCTTCGACGGCCGCACGCTGCGCGGGGCAGGCGACATGAATTCCGGCTACCGCCGCGATGTTCAGATCGTGTTCCAGCATCCGGATTCCTCGCTCAACCCGCGCCATCGCGTCGGCGAGATCCTGTCGCGCCCGCTGAAGCTCTACGGCGGTGATGTTGCGTCTGTGCCGCGCCTTCTCGAACAGGTCCGGCTGCCGGCGTCCTATGCGAGGCGCTGGCCGCATCAGCTCTCCGGCGGAGAGAAGCAGCGTGTCGCGATCGCGCGCGCCTTTGCTGCACGCCCGCGGCTCGTAATCTGCGACGAGATCACGGCGCCACTCGACGTGTCGGTGCAGGCCCAGATCATCGAGCTCTTGCTGGCGCTGCGCGCTGAGACCGGCGCGGCCTATCTGTTCATCACCCACGACCTCAACCTGATCCGGCAGATCGCGCATCGCATCGTGGTCATGCGCCATGGCCAATTGGTCGACAGCCGTCCCGTCGACGCGTTCGGGGCCGATGACGTTCACCCCTACACACGCGAATTGATGGCGGCGTCGCCCGCGCCCGTCGGCTGA
- a CDS encoding M20 family metallopeptidase encodes MDRNELLARIDIPAALALLSLMVQHKSYSKTDGEKQLATFMADQMREIGLDASIAPFGNEGRVNAVGRWNGSGGGKSLLFNGHVDTNPVTEGWTVDPWEGKVDDKFIYGIGVSNMKAGDAAYFCAVKTLIEAGVKLRGDVILTYVVGELQGGVGTYSLIEQGLRADYFINSEPTDLKAMTMHAAAFMFIIALVGNTRHLSKREEAVDAITAACDLVPRLNAMRFSGARSPAHEAINRVHVGVVHGALGRELHEWRTPQVADFVRIKGSGRYAPGQTEQGALADMRRELDALEARFPGLKADLMSEDRAGVPTMPPFEVAPDSPIVRAVNDAYRAVRGEFQQTGPVTPSCFYGTDAGHLYAYGGMEGIVCGPGGRYNTMPDERVDIPDYLDMIRIYMLAILDICG; translated from the coding sequence ATGGATCGCAACGAACTGCTCGCCCGCATCGACATCCCGGCGGCGCTCGCGCTGCTGTCGCTGATGGTGCAGCACAAGAGCTATTCGAAGACCGATGGCGAGAAGCAGCTCGCAACCTTCATGGCCGACCAGATGCGGGAGATCGGCCTGGATGCCTCGATCGCTCCCTTTGGCAACGAGGGCCGTGTCAACGCGGTCGGCCGCTGGAACGGCAGCGGTGGCGGCAAGAGCCTCTTGTTCAACGGCCATGTCGACACCAATCCGGTGACCGAAGGCTGGACCGTCGATCCGTGGGAAGGCAAGGTGGACGACAAGTTCATCTACGGCATCGGCGTTTCCAACATGAAGGCCGGCGATGCCGCCTATTTCTGCGCGGTCAAGACGCTGATCGAGGCCGGCGTGAAGCTGAGGGGCGACGTCATCCTGACCTATGTGGTCGGCGAGCTGCAGGGCGGGGTTGGGACCTATTCGCTGATCGAGCAGGGGCTGCGCGCTGATTATTTCATCAACTCCGAGCCGACCGACCTGAAGGCGATGACCATGCACGCCGCTGCGTTCATGTTCATCATCGCGCTGGTCGGCAACACGCGGCATCTGTCCAAGCGTGAGGAGGCGGTCGATGCCATCACGGCGGCCTGCGATCTCGTCCCGCGCCTCAATGCGATGAGGTTCTCCGGCGCGCGCTCGCCCGCGCACGAGGCCATCAACCGCGTCCATGTCGGCGTCGTCCACGGAGCGCTCGGGCGCGAGTTGCACGAGTGGCGGACGCCGCAGGTGGCCGACTTCGTGCGCATCAAGGGCTCCGGCCGCTATGCGCCCGGCCAGACCGAGCAAGGCGCGCTGGCTGACATGCGGCGCGAGCTCGATGCGCTGGAGGCGCGCTTCCCCGGCCTCAAGGCCGATCTGATGTCGGAGGATCGGGCTGGCGTGCCGACCATGCCGCCGTTCGAGGTCGCGCCGGACAGCCCGATCGTGCGCGCGGTCAACGATGCCTATCGCGCCGTGCGCGGCGAGTTCCAGCAGACCGGACCGGTGACGCCGAGTTGCTTCTATGGCACCGATGCCGGCCATCTCTATGCCTATGGCGGCATGGAAGGCATCGTTTGTGGCCCCGGCGGCCGCTACAACACGATGCCCGACGAACGCGTGGACATTCCCGACTATCTCGACATGATCCGCATCTACATGCTGGCCATTCTCGACATCTGCGGATGA
- a CDS encoding carboxymuconolactone decarboxylase family protein translates to MTKLYSEICKDLSGNLKTLRKDIPDVMQGFSALAKAASSDGALDKKTKELIALAIGVAVRCDGCIGFHAEALVRMGASRQEVEETLGMAIYMGGGPSLMYAADAIAAFEQFQQQAAAA, encoded by the coding sequence ATGACAAAACTGTACAGCGAGATCTGCAAGGATCTGTCCGGCAACCTGAAGACCCTGCGCAAGGACATTCCCGACGTCATGCAGGGCTTCTCGGCGCTCGCGAAGGCTGCCTCCAGCGACGGTGCGCTCGACAAGAAGACCAAGGAGCTGATCGCGCTGGCGATCGGCGTCGCCGTCCGCTGCGACGGCTGCATCGGATTCCACGCCGAGGCACTCGTCCGTATGGGCGCGAGCCGCCAGGAGGTCGAGGAGACGCTCGGCATGGCCATCTACATGGGTGGCGGCCCGTCGCTGATGTATGCCGCCGATGCGATCGCGGCGTTCGAGCAGTTCCAGCAGCAGGCGGCGGCAGCCTGA